In Maniola jurtina chromosome 2, ilManJurt1.1, whole genome shotgun sequence, the following proteins share a genomic window:
- the LOC123871169 gene encoding uncharacterized protein LOC123871169 isoform X2, with product MFSVWWLVCVVGIISVNRVEGEITAETCQVKPQDCVIETPTANMWYKERWVFDWGTKTCNFIIWHGGCPMQPDTNNFATENECYNACSGWA from the exons ATGTTTTCTGTTTGGTGGCTTGTGTGTGTTGTCGGAATAATATCGGTTAATCGTGTTGAGGGAGAAA tcACGGCTGAAACATGTCAAGTCAAGCCACAGGATTGCGTGATCGAAACTCCTACTGCCAACATGTGGTATAAAGAAAG GTGGGTGTTCGACTGGGGCACGAAGACGTGCAACTTTATCATCTGGCACGGCGGCTGTCCAATGCAGCCGGACACCAACAACTTTGCCACGGAAAATGAATGCTATAACGCATGTTCTGGATGGGCTTAG
- the LOC123871169 gene encoding uncharacterized protein LOC123871169 isoform X3, with the protein MFSVWWLVCAIGIISVYRVEGGITAETCQVKPQDCVIETPTANMWYKERWVFDWGTKTCNFIIWHGGCPMQPDTNNFATENECYNACSGWA; encoded by the exons ATGTTCTCTGTTTGGTGGCTTGTGTGTGCAATCGGAATAATATCGGTTTATCGTGTTGAGGGAGGAA tcACGGCTGAAACATGTCAAGTCAAGCCACAGGATTGCGTGATCGAAACTCCTACTGCCAACATGTGGTATAAAGAAAG GTGGGTGTTCGACTGGGGCACGAAGACGTGCAACTTTATCATCTGGCACGGCGGCTGTCCAATGCAGCCGGACACCAACAACTTTGCCACGGAAAATGAATGCTATAACGCATGTTCTGGATGGGCTTAG
- the LOC123871149 gene encoding galanin receptor type 3, whose product MFGNATEEGEGDSTGQAHIVALLTLYILVSIIGIIGNVSLMAALASSGASRLRTPQLLSACAADLLVCAASAPLAATRAARIHHLPCHVTHYIESFPVAASTLSLVAMAADRCGAVRRGRGSLCARPFLAVFLVWLTALLLGAMTVIATCQFCPPLAAAHAVVTYCIPVIAVTRCHWAVRVKLTALSLTARAAHGELPLPVPLIRRPTHVIIVAGVGARERRDAVDGGDIRSKRLQPSLLGPQPQTSTLRSRRRLGNVLVGIALVFAACWCPHAAIIICSAFGVNAPLVMCQYALLLGHAHSALNAAAYWLLNRHALTAACAAWRIPQLRVREERPSSTNEAALGAFHPRLARPAPSPRPPPSSFLY is encoded by the exons ATGTTCGGTAACGCCACCGAGGAGGGCGAGGGCGACTCCACGGGACAGGCGCATATCGTGGCACTCCTCACTCTCTATATCCTCGTTTCTATCATCGGTATTATTG GTAATGTAAGTTTAATGGCCGCCTTAGCGTCAAGCGGTGCGTCTCGTCTACGCACACCGCAACTTCTGAGCGCGTGTGCGGCTGACCTGCTGGTGTGTGCGGCCAGCGCGCCCCTCGCCGCGACCCGCGCCGCTAGGATACACCACTTGCCGTGCCATGTCACGCATTATATCGAA TCATTCCCCGTGGCCGCAAGCACGCTGTCACTCGTAGCGATGGCTGCGGACcggtgcggtgcggtgcggcGCGGCCGCGGCTCGCTGTGTGCACGCCCCTTTCTAGCCGTCTTCCTAGTATGGCTGACGGCTTTGCTGCTAG GTGCAATGACAGTAATAGCAACGTGCCAATTCTGTCCACCACTCGCAGCAGCCCACGCAGTCGTCACCTACTGCATCCCTGTCATAGCCGTCACTCGCTGTCATTGGGCCGTTCGAGTCAAGCTCACAGCTCTATCTCTGACAGCCAGAGCCGCACACGGCGAGCTCCCTTTACCAGTTCCATTAATACGGAGACCGACTCACGTTATCATAGTAGCAGGAGTCGGAGCTAGGGAAAGAAGAGACGCAGTAGACGGAGGAGACATACGATCGAAAAGGCTCCAACCGAGTCTATTGGGTCCACAGCCTCAAACGTCAACGTTGCGTTCACGACGACGTTTGGGGAACGTATTAGTTGGGATTGCGTTAGTGTTTGCAGCGTGCTGGTGTCCGCATGCCGCTATAATTATATGCAGCGCGTTTGGAGTGAACGCTCCGCTGGTTATGTGCCAGTACGCGTTGTTGCTCGGCCACGCGCATTCAGCGCTGAACGCTGCGGCCTATTGGTTACTGAATAGGCACGCGTTGACCGCCGCTTGCGCTGCGTGGCGCATACCTCAGCTCAGGGTCCGGGAAGAAAGGCCTTCGTCCACGAACGAGGCGGCGTTGGGAGCCTTCCATCCCCGTCTCGCTCGTCCAGCCCCCTCGCCCCGTCCCCCTCCCTCTAGCTTTCTATATTGA
- the LOC123871169 gene encoding uncharacterized protein LOC123871169 isoform X1, whose amino-acid sequence MFSVWWLVCVVGIISVNRVEGEITSETCQVKPQEKHCLIEWVVRDRWPHQDRWVFDWRTMKCNVVFWADHCPAPQPDTNNFASEKACLDACSGWA is encoded by the exons ATGTTTTCTGTTTGGTGGCTTGTGTGTGTTGTCGGAATAATATCGGTTAATCGTGTTGAGGGAGAAA tcaCGTCTGAAACATGTCAAGTCAAGCCACAAGAAAAACATTGCCTGATCGAATGGGTTGTTAGAGACAGGTGGCCACATCAAGACAG GTGGGTGTTCGACTGGCGCACGATGAAGTGCAACGTTGTCTTCTGGGCCGACCACTGCCCAGCGCCGCAGCCGGACACCAACAACTTTGCCTCGGAAAAGGCATGCTTGGACGCCTGCTCTGGATGGGCTTAG